One part of the Xylocopa sonorina isolate GNS202 chromosome 10, iyXylSono1_principal, whole genome shotgun sequence genome encodes these proteins:
- the Doa gene encoding CDC like kinase darkener of apricot isoform X2 yields the protein MFIFAPRDNMSTSRQDSTGRRSRYARSSTTTSVTQLLSDSCSNLLQRLTTRVRGMSTVNDNAVHKTVTRPSPVVSQLNSARSRLEDKYSAILDKYSRKKHHDYGDRTSIDYRRTRDRDHSYYRREDSPFVRDEKTLEPSVTRTVIKSPTSVVLSEKAYPYVKSTTVKDFKREKTPGYHRTEKQSLLNSDTYRRYGRHKSGHAETRTRKVRPYRNGKSEQLESSSSSFRLTRPIKVESTSSKERNDEDPEKTPTNAVISNNHVRNDTTILAVDEEDSDPAISERAAKRKEIQSLILKYAAMEETYSELAASGQVKMRPSTTDIIASKYRKSTKQNERAHASKSSVAASVVENHADTVQNAISPRPPSVEDDEDGHLVYQSGDILANRYKVLATLGEGTFGKVVKVKDLQMDHVMALKIIKNVEKYREAAKLEINALEKIATKDPEGQHLCVKMLDWFNYHGHMCIAFEMLGLSVFDFLRDNTYQPYPLEHVRHIGYQLCYAVKFLHDNKLTHTDLKPENILFVDSDYETIYNSKKRRDIRRVKRTDIRLIDFGSATFDHEHHSTIVSTRHYRAPEVILELGWSQPCDVWSIGCILFELYLGITLFQTHDNREHLAMMERILGTIPHRMARKTKTKYFYHGKLDWDEKSSAGRYVRENCKPLHRCMLSDDEEHRQLFDLIQKMLEYEPSQRITLKDALTHSFFDALPAHQRLPDLRAAGDSQQSHERSHSLSR from the exons ATGTTCATATTTGCGCCACGTGATAACATGTCGACGTCTCGACAGGACTCGACAGGCCGGCGAAGTCGGTATGCGCGATCCTCGACGACTACAAGCGTCACGCAGCTACTCAGCGACTCGTGCTCTAATCTCCTGCAAAGGCTGACCACCAGAGTACGGGGAATGTCCACTGTGAATGACAATGCGGTCCATAAAACGGTCACGAGGCCGTCGCCGGTTGTCAGTCAGTTGAACAGCGCGAGGTCTCGTTTAGAGGACAAGTACAGCGCCATCCTGGACAAGTACTCCAGGAAGAAGCATCACGACTACGGAGATCGTACGTCTATAGATTATAGACGCACTCGTGATCGAGATCATAGTTATTATCGTCGCGAAGACAGTCCATTTGTTCGCGACGAGAAGACCCTGGAACCCTCCGTGACTCGTACCGTGATCAAGAGTCCAACCAGCGTGGTGCTCTCTGAAAAAGCATATCCCTACGTCAAGTCTACGACTGTGAAGGATTTCAAACGCGAGAAGACTCCAGGCTACCATCGCACAGAAAAACAATCTTTACTTAATTCGGATACGTATCGAAGGTACGGCAGGCATAAATCTGGTCACGCAGAGACAAGGACCCGTAAAGTGAGGCCATATCGCAACGGCAAGAGCGAACAGTTGGAGTCTAGCTCCAGTTCGTTTCGATTAACACGACCCATAAAAGTGGAGTCGACGAGTTCCAAAGAGAGGAACGATGAGGATCCCGAAAAAACACCGACGAACGCTGTGATCAGTAACAACCACGTTCGGAATGATACCACGATTCTGGCTGTCGACGAAGAGGACAGTGATCCGGCGATTTCCGAGAGAGCCGCGAAACGAAAAGAGATACAGAGCCTGATCCTGAAGTACGCAGCCATGGAGGAGACGTACAGCGAACTCGCCGCCAGCGGCCAGGTGAAGATGCGACCGAGCACCACGGACATAATCGCCAGCAAGTATAGGAAGAGCACCAAGCAAAACGAGCGAGCACACGCGTCGAAGAGCTCGGTGGCCGCGAGTGTCGTTGAGAACCACGCGGACACGGTCCAGAACGCGATT AGCCCACGACCGCCCTCCGTCGAGGACGACGAAGACGGCCACCTTGTTTACCAATCCGGCGACATCCTGGCAAATAGAT ATAAAGTActggccaccctaggagagggtACTTTTGGAAAAGTTGTCAAGGTTAAGGATTTGCAAAT GGATCACGTGATGGCGCTGAAAATCATCAAGAACGTAGAGAAGTATAGGGAAGCCGCTAAGCTCGAAATAAACGCCTTAGAGAAAATTGCGACCAAGGATCCGGAAGGCCAACA CTTGTGCGTGAAAATGCTCGACTGGTTCAATTATCACGGGCACATGTGCATCGCCTTCGAAATGCTTGGGCTTAGTGTATTCGATTTCTTG AGAGATAACACTTACCAACCTTATCCATTGGAGCATGTCAGGCACATCGGGTATCAATTATGCTATGCTGTGAAATTCTTACACGATAATAAACTCACGCACACCGACTTGAAACCGGAAAATATATTATTCGTAGATTCTGATTATGAAACCATATACAATAGCaaaaag CGAAGAGACATTAGGCGCGTAAAACGAACAGACATCAGGCTGATCGATTTTGGTAGCGCCACGTTCGACCACGAACATCATAGTACGATCGTTAGCACAAGACATTATAGAGCGCCTGAAGTAATTTTAG AATTAGGATGGTCTCAGCCGTGCGACGTATGGTCGATTGGCTGCATCCTCTTCGAACTGTACCTGGGTATCACTTTATTCCAAACACACGACAACCGCGAGCACTTAGCGATGATGGAACGTATACTTGGCACAATTCCACACCGTATGGCCCGCAAGACAAAAACTAAGTACTTCTATCACGGCAAATTAGACTGGGACGAGAAGAGCTCGGCCGGAAGATACGTACGGGAAAATTGTAAACCTTTGCAC CGTTGTATGCTTTCGGACGACGAAGAGCATCGGCAGTTATTCGATCTTATCCAGAAAATGTTAGAATACGAACCGTCTCAAAGGATAACACTGAAGGATGCACTCACGCATTCCTTCTTCGACGCGTTACCAGCGCATCAAAGATTGCCGGATCTCCGAGCCGCTGGAGACTCTCAACAAAGCCACGAACGATCGCACTCTCTCTCACGATGA